Sequence from the Neisseria subflava genome:
GGTGTATTCGTCGGTTTCGTCGCCGCTGAAAATACGCCAGCCGCTGTCGTTTTCAAATACGGGGGCTTCGCGGTAGAGGAAGCCGACGGGCTCGCCTTGTTCGGCGACGGTGTTGGTGACGATGCAGCGGTCGAGCGCTGCGGCCAATGCTTGGGCAAATTTGTTCATGGAGTTGACAAAGAGATGATTTGGCATGATTTTACACGATTCGCCGCTTTTCCGCACGGATGTGTGCAGGGGCGGTTTGATGGTACAATGTCGATAAGTGCCGTCAGGTTTGAACATGACGGTTTTTGATTGTTTATCGGCTTGAGGGACGCAAGAAACAATGAGCCAAAATAAAAAAGTTGCCGGTGTAGCCTTTTTATTTTGTTTCACTGCGGATGAGGCGTGCTTTCCGGCTGTTTTTTGAAAGTATGGAATGAAATCTGATTTGCTCAAACAGAAGGCGCATCGAGCGATTCAAAAGCGTCTGGGCTATGAGTTCCGCAATATGGAGCTGCTCCAGCAGGCTTTGACCCACCGCAG
This genomic interval carries:
- a CDS encoding DUF2185 domain-containing protein, with translation MNKFAQALAAALDRCIVTNTVAEQGEPVGFLYREAPVFENDSGWRIFSGDETDEYTDNPDNFSIVSLSAITADNPDIAPMLTQAEGSAWELNEDGEFQAVADWQPQE